In Rhopalosiphum padi isolate XX-2018 chromosome 3, ASM2088224v1, whole genome shotgun sequence, the genomic stretch atatataaataatagtcttCTAGTTGTTGCACATAATTAGcagaattattgtttttatgtctTCTTCTTCTTCGGTTTTTTTTAAAGGCCATTAAGGTCCATTACCGCAACACAAACTTGCTTCCATCTGTCTTTATCCTGTGCTATTGTTTCACCATCTGAGATTCCAATCTCTGCTAAATACTTCTCCACTTTATCAATCCCCCTTTGTTTCGATCTGCCTAGTGGTCTTTTccattttaaaactgttttcatAAGACTATTTGACCTCCATACAGGACCAGCCCATACTATTCtcctatattttaatactgcTACTATGTCTGGTTCTTTATATAACTGTTGTATTTCTATATTGCTTCTCTTTTCATATTGTTAAGTGATATTTTTAAGTCTTACTTTTACTAATTTGATATATGATTTatctaatcatttttaaattattacattttagttgACCCATAGTTATAGCCAGTTAATACAGTACAAGAACAAGTTTGAGTTAAGGTTTAGTGCCAATAATTTGCTGCATTTGAATcagttaatttatgttattggaAAGCTCATTAACATGCTTGGTAATGtagctattaatatattatcacattattttaataatatctaatcaTTTTCATGTATTAAAGGTGGTACTCCGGGTGTTAGTTATACGGAAAATAGTCGAATAAAAGTTGAGTCAAAAGTTTACACGCTTGAAAATTTTGTACATCAAGCCGAAATTGATCATCTAAACATGTTCACTCTTGTTGACTTTTTTAAAAGAAGCAAGATAGgtcaaaaagtaatttttataatatttataagtttttacttttttgaatgacaacatacatttttaaattcatattctgaagcagaatatcTTTTGAAGTATTTCAATACATACAAATCTAAATTCGGATGAGTAGCTTAcctaatacctaattaaaattttggttAGCGAAATTGAGTGACATGGAAAACCCCATAGAATGATGGTTTACTACTTTGTTCacctaaaatttaaacttgCAATACTtaaaactcataaactactcaattgaatttagaattttgtgtatcaaaatactccgaaaaatattctgctttagaatatgaataaaaaagtatgttgtcattcaaaaaagtaaaaaatattaaaataactagtaattatgaaaaaaaaatattttcaaaaacgttaatagattttgaaataatgaatgttgttctataaaagaatcacccaatatatattttttaattttcagattaGAGGttattctgaaaaatatatGCCTTCAGTATCATTGCAACCAATTAAACCTAAACTAAGCAGTTTACAAACTTTTCTCAAAGAAATTgaagctaaaaaaaataaaggcaaAGAACTAAAAAAAGGTTGGAAAAcagaaattataaacatttaaataattatgtatttaatttgtaaatttaacacaaatacatctacaattaaattttcattttatataatatatttatatttgtatttaagataACAAACATACTGAGCCACAAGTCACAGATATAATTAGCAACAACCCTCTTACACCAGTAATGGCATTTATAGAGTCATTAACAAATTGCTGCGAAGATGGTCGTATTATTAGTACTACACAGCCATTAGTTGGCAAaggagtatttaaatttttacttctGAACCCTGCAGttcattttaaagaaattgttGATAAAGCTAGGTAAATATttctattctttttattttaataattttataatagtattttatttatgtttttaagtatagtaatttaaatattctaacatTAGGTCAGTGATTGTTTCGGGTGGAACAATGGAACCTATATCCGAGTTTAAGGATCAGTTGTTCAATTTCAATGGTGATAATTCTGATAGAATTGTGCATTTCAGCTGTGGTCATGTCGTACCACCAGATCACATCTTACCATTGATTGTATGTTCTGGGCCAACTGGTAAACAATTAGATTTTTCTTATCAAGAGAGAACTTCAATTAAAATGGtatgattgtatttttttattattataaacgttaaaatgtttaactagtATACTTTTCAAGTCACAATATGTTATAGCTTAATGAAATTGGTTCATTACTAGAAAACATTTGTCGAACAGTTCCTGCTGgaattgtgtgtttttttcCTTCTTATGACTATGAACAGCTTGTTTATCAGCATTTAGAGAAAAACAAGGTTATTAATAGACTTTCAGaaagaaaaaaagtaattatatctgtttattttttaccatccttaatgatttaatgtaaaaataattcccaaatttaaaattgtacgaaatataacttaatttattgtaactgaAGGTGTTTAGAGAACCAAAGTTAACTAATCAAGTTGACGAAGTTTTGAAGAATTATTCGCAAGCCATTACAAAAACATCGCCTACTAATCCTAAAGTAACGGgtgcattattatttagtgttattggtaattatatttttagattttacactaattaaataaatattatacattttacaataggttggtatataatttgtattatatttatattattacaggtgGAAAGTTAAGTGAAGGTTTGAATTTTAGTGATGATCTGGGACGTTGTGTTATTGTCATTGGTCTTCCATATCCAAATATTAAGTCACTTGAATTACAACAGAAAATGAACTATCTTAATAGccatatggtataatatattgaattttaaaagtgaacttaaaaatatagttattattatttagggtcAAGGTACTGGGCAACAGCATTATGAAAATTTATGTATGAAAGCTGTAAATCAATCAATTGGTCGTTCTGTACGTCATCAACGAGATTATGCGGCAGTATTACTTTTAGATCATCGTTACCAAAGAGATAATGTTTGCAATGCTCTTCCTAAATGGTTGCAACCTTCTTTACAAGTACATTCCAAATTTGGATCAGCATTTGCTCAGTTAAATAAGGTATtcttttgttatacatttaaaaataaaatcgataatttttatattgaaatccaAGTAGCCAGTaggaataatatattgtaatctatAAAATGCTTTTGCTGCATGCACTGCAATAatcaaaattagttaaaatttgaacaatatgactactcgtatacatattaaaattattttacaattatttttatgcatgTTGAATGAataggttttaataattaattaactaagtaatatttttaaacaaaatagtgattgttttatttattatttaattaaataattttagatatgtTGCTTTATCCTATTATTGACTTTATTaggtttaaattttacattattatttatttacttttttattcacaattttatgctaaaaataaagatactttaaagcaaaaattaattgttattttcagtcatataatttatctttcttagtgtataaatataatctttttaaatatttagataatttattgtcaactaagttttataatcatattcaCTTTTTAATGACCGTCATATGGGGATAACCGGATAAATATTAGTTCAttactttttttcttaaaattaaataccttaaagtagtttattatatattacataagtaataatttaataataagaatgaggaattaaaaattaaaattaaatgtgttgagtacatgtttataaatattaaattataaataatatagtatttttaaattaattatttatatagttatatttataactagttatgtttatatgttacaagtattaagtgttaaataaataatattttagtgttaaatATAACTCATAACATGTGCATATAATAACTGCTACATACAGTAAATTTCAATGAcagctattatttattttcagttttttacaGCAAAAAAGAAATTACAACAATGatcatttgattttataaataaatttcaagatgctacaattagtaaatattttaaaatttattttttaatcaagattttcatttcttagttattttttacttttcatactttgttttaaaaaattaactgtttactttttattttacttttaatgttttgttttatgaaCTATTCCTATATGATGAAACTATGAGTtacgtttttaaattcaatgaataaTGTATGAATATGACTCACAGtcttagaattaaatatttgtaataaagaatatttttagaaaaataaatgtataataatatcataaaatgtattttgccaaaattgtattaaactagTAACTCAGTTTTATTAATGTTCAATGTacaaaaatttatgaaaatttatttttatttgcattaattatatcatatagttttttttatgaaaatgttttgttttatttaacttttgtatGAATACATTTTGGTATGGTTGGTATGGAATAACACTGACTTTTGTGGGATGTTTAcaaactattgttttatttccctatttattacatatatatattatgtacatttaccTAACAgtaggtttatattttttattatcttggACATCGAGACAAATTTTCCCTTCgtggtattttattatgatttatgaccaaCAATTATGCGGACACGTGTGGCTCTGCAGTGCAGGATTATGTcgaggtttttttttcataacttgtATCACAATCACGTCTGTCCGTGTGCACTATGCCACTATGTCGTAATGGCATCACAGTGCTGCGAATTATTAGTTGCTCCAAACATAATACACGACCTTGACGGCACGCTGAAACAAAACGAACATTATTGGTATGTGTGTTATGCGCGTATGTCTATTGTCCCAACGCCTTATTACCGTATTGTGCCATCTTCGAGCCTCGAGGAAACGACAAGCGGTCGAAAGAACAACGTTCTCGAATTTCTTTGAGACGGCCGAGTGTCAAGACCTCGGATGTTGAGTGGGTTCGTAAAAGATATAGATGGGTTTAGCCAGTTTTGGTGTATATAACCAATAGCCATTAGGTATATTACCGTAGTATTATGTGTTGGTTTTTTGAAACAATTAGCTTGGAAATTCCGTATTTCACTCggaatttcatatttattcggatgtaaatattaaaatatattgtaacatatcattatattaataaattgactaAAGtgttagatttatattattctgaacgtaaaatttgccaCGTTTTATGCGTTAGTAACCACGCGAATACAACACACGTGTGTAATTAAAACAGcctttaaaacatatttacttatataaaaataaatatatattattttacaataagcaatttaaaactataacatGCTAAGACCTATCTTATTTAGTTTTCATATGCCCTAAAAATGGGTCTAGGAACGTCACTGGTacatttagatataaatattgacattttttgtattcttaTACAGTATTACCTAtgtgtagatatattataattatggaaataattttttacagattattattattatattttatacaattatatgtaggtatataaaattaaaaatagttaagtgTGGTGTCGATGTTTAAATATACGAGTAGATTTATAAAACTCGCATTAAATTTTCCGTGCTGTTTCCGTATTGGTCGTCCAATAATTCATTAGGTATTTGCCTGTGTTCTCTTGCTGCATTTTGCTGAATCAGCTCCCTAGAACGAAGAAAACAGAAATCTTTAAATTAAGCTGAATAACTACTTAACTATCAGAAAAGGTCGAGTTATTTCAGTAAATTTCAAatcgacatatatatatatatacatatataagtaaataaatgatttaaatcaaGAATTAAGAACGTAAAAATATCATGCAGTTAttgcagttataatattttgcactCATTAAGCTGGTTTTAACTTGTTTAAATCGTTTAATAACTTACTGTTAAATGTTAATCAAAACACATACAATTTGATACTTTGACACTTAACACACTAAACATGTCAGAGCAacttttatacctaataattaatattatattatacaatccgcaatatatagtacctatctcATTTACCTATTGTTCTAGTACTcgcctaattattatttatttaatgtatgaaTTATGCTATACGCTATTATACCTCTAAAAggataatcattataattaaaacgtgACACTCGTGGTACTCACCTTGCTTTACGTTTCAGTATTTCTTGGGCGTTCGGGTAAAACTTGATGGCTTCGTTAAGATCTTCTTTGCTCAGaacaaaaatattggaaaatccgTGAGACCTGTAGTGTATGTtagaaaaattagttatttttagagccaaaaattaaatatcctaGGCGAACTATCAAAATATAGCCAAATAAGCATTTTGGCcgcataaatgtttttaaacaattagaggtaccttattattttttttttcaaaacatctaTTTAATTagcatcatatttaaataatcaacatttaaatacctaatttttgataaaaattaaaaatatatattaatcaataataaattatatcactgAATTGTATctgttatataaatcaaattatttatcggaatgcattttttttttgaacaaacaCTCTCCTCCTTCCTCAAAATGcacttttcattaaaatttttattttagttattaattattttaacatgactATGAACACACAcgaaacgataatataatatacagtaaagcGTCGATTATCCgtaaacaatgtatttttaaattttaaatttaaattaattatactacctacgtaattttaacaatatatttattttaccatttcacctgcactttaaaatttaatgttatatataaattaatatattagttttatttttaattatataaaacatttaaattcatgttcATTGAGTAAGTATTTCAGATTCTGAGTggaagcaatgaatgtattgattttacaatgatgtggaTTTTTGTAGATGAGTATAGccaatattataagtatgtcATGTTAGGTTATAGATAAAATGCgtcgattttcaaaaataagggtagttttaaatataaaattgtatttagctTGTACTATAGCAAagacaaacataaatatttccactatttatttttataattgggaaaagcaataat encodes the following:
- the LOC132926442 gene encoding LOW QUALITY PROTEIN: ATP-dependent DNA helicase DDX11 (The sequence of the model RefSeq protein was modified relative to this genomic sequence to represent the inferred CDS: inserted 2 bases in 1 codon): MPDGDDLKCLIAEEKLETPSTFSFPFTPYGIQHDFMSELYSAIEGKKLGIFESPTGTGKTLSIICGAVRWLLDHENREWTQLKLALESLTMKNEETNNDDDDDWITGQAKLAEQQHKVYEINKMLKSLEEFNNNIEKIKKEQEVKKNKVKSLATKTLNXKKNSIEIEKDKDFFDEESEYLLEDYDQLSSVDDFEEISDEKVQYEGVKIYFCSRTHSQLSQFVAELKKSPFSTSRIIPLASRQNYCINKTVKTLKNVTLMNERCLEMGKKKTSEKPTKVSSAGSVVKKKKSETLCKCVYNDKDKIQSLAEEVTTELRDMEELVNRGDQISACPYYASRESIKYAQIITLPYNTLLHKSTREASGIHLEGNVFIIDEAHNLLDTIGHIHSSQINGQQLTHSYSQLIQYKNKFELRFSANNLLHLNQLIYVIGKLINMLGGTPGVSYTENSRIKVESKVYTLENFVHQAEIDHLNMFTLVDFFKRSKIGQKIRGYSEKYMPSVSLQPIKPKLSSLQTFLKEIEAKKNKGKELKKDNKHTEPQVTDIISNNPLTPVMAFIESLTNCCEDGRIISTTQPLVGKGVFKFLLLNPAVHFKEIVDKARSVIVSGGTMEPISEFKDQLFNFNGDNSDRIVHFSCGHVVPPDHILPLIVCSGPTGKQLDFSYQERTSIKMLNEIGSLLENICRTVPAGIVCFFPSYDYEQLVYQHLEKNKVINRLSERKKVFREPKLTNQVDEVLKNYSQAITKTSPTNPKVTGALLFSVIGGKLSEGLNFSDDLGRCVIVIGLPYPNIKSLELQQKMNYLNSHMGQGTGQQHYENLCMKAVNQSIGRSVRHQRDYAAVLLLDHRYQRDNVCNALPKWLQPSLQVHSKFGSAFAQLNKFFTAKKKLQQ